A single window of Gossypium hirsutum isolate 1008001.06 chromosome A10, Gossypium_hirsutum_v2.1, whole genome shotgun sequence DNA harbors:
- the LOC121208163 gene encoding uncharacterized protein, producing MDITFYEQDSYFTQAEIQGETWSDFQPQQVSPSNLHSQPSELPYCSPLPADLSPVNAPIDSPVVPMTNSPTPTLNTLPENTPTPIDSLQKTPPPKQLRVYTRKRRHIPETVLQSDSCRELDLGPAAEMEEEISSHKHS from the exons ATGGATATAACATTTTATGAGCAGGATTCCTATTTCACTCAGGCTGAAATTCAGGGGGAAACATGGAGTGATTTTCAGCCACAACAGGTATCTCCTTCTAATCTTCATTCTCAACCTTCAGAATTGCCATATTGTTCGCCATTACCTGCAGATCTGTCACCTGTGAATGCTCCCATTGATTCTCCTGTAGTACCTATGACTAATTCACCTACACCCACTTTAAACACTCTTCCTGAAAATACACCTACTCCAATTGACAGTCTTCAAAAAACACCACCACCCAAACAACTTCGTGTCTACACAAGAAAAAGAAGACATATCCCTGAGACTGTTTTGCAATCTGATTCTTGCCGAGAATTGGATTTGGGTCCAGCTGCCGAAATGGAAGAAGAAATCA GTTCCCACAAGCATAGCTGA